One window of Anaerolineales bacterium genomic DNA carries:
- a CDS encoding lysoplasmalogenase, with protein sequence MQTVWLTVMAIVSALIHIRAEYLGPDWQIYVFKPLTMVFVLLIAVRAEKTTSPRYKRMIALGLGLSLIGDVLLMLPVDLFLPGLIVFLLAHVVYLTAFWIDSPHGRGPGWAPIPYVLYAVVVYSLLLPGLEEMTIPVLVYVIIINWMGWFALRRWLMLRQAAAGMAAAGAVFFIFSDTVLALNRFLQPFETATALVLVSYYVAQWLLARSVESGAGLGNGIPQ encoded by the coding sequence ATGCAAACCGTATGGTTGACCGTCATGGCGATCGTTTCGGCGTTGATCCATATACGCGCCGAATACCTCGGCCCCGATTGGCAGATCTACGTTTTCAAACCACTGACGATGGTGTTCGTTTTGCTGATTGCCGTCCGGGCGGAGAAAACCACATCGCCTCGATACAAGCGCATGATCGCACTGGGATTGGGCTTGTCCCTGATCGGCGACGTGCTCTTGATGCTGCCGGTGGACTTGTTCCTGCCGGGATTGATCGTGTTCCTCCTGGCACACGTGGTCTACTTGACCGCATTCTGGATCGACAGTCCCCACGGACGAGGTCCGGGCTGGGCGCCGATTCCGTACGTGCTCTACGCAGTCGTCGTGTACAGCTTGCTCCTGCCCGGCCTGGAAGAGATGACGATTCCCGTGCTCGTGTACGTCATCATCATCAACTGGATGGGTTGGTTTGCGCTGCGGCGCTGGTTGATGCTGCGCCAGGCGGCAGCAGGTATGGCGGCCGCCGGGGCGGTGTTCTTCATATTCTCCGACACCGTGCTTGCGCTGAACCGCTTCCTGCAGCCCTTCGAGACCGCGACCGCACTGGTGCTGGTCAGCTACTACGTCGCACAGTGGCTTCTGGCGCGGTCGGTCGAATCGGGCGCCGGCCTGGGGAATGGAATCCCCCAATGA
- a CDS encoding lamin tail domain-containing protein: MPAPPTAFPAQTILINEIAWSGTQASAYDEWIELLNTSSQAIQLSGWRLSDGGDINISLEGTISAHGFFLLERTDDATVSNIDADQIYAGGLNNNGENLRLRDPAGTLIDSANYPGGWPAGEAGGRISMERRGGEDLPGNWGSYSGTGGWGRDAAFNPIYGTPRQTNSFFLPTATPTPTASEYPTTESTPLAAGSVLINEIAWSGTAASSSDEWIELHNPGPEAIDLSGWTLSDGGDVHISLAGEIASFGFFLLERTDDNCVSDIAAQQIYSGNLNNSGERLFLYDAAGRTIDSANGDGGGWPAGDSASHRSMERRGGTDRFGNWGTFTGYYGRGRDAAGGPIAGTPGTTNSLFYPTPVPTWIPGKVVINEVLIRPHYDWEGKEGRSLEDEFIELYNVGPHGVDLGGFMLDDIADGGSKPYTLPDVRIPPGAFAVFFRSQTRIALNDTGDEVRLLSPGGRLLDSISYLKVRAYNLSYGRLPDGSGHLYYGLWPTPGEANVFFIENEKVTHADLTGLIYEMRLVRLSRSPAMVWRMNLLGHLFQVQLGDDSSP; the protein is encoded by the coding sequence GTGCCCGCTCCGCCGACCGCCTTCCCCGCACAGACGATTCTGATCAACGAAATCGCCTGGTCGGGGACGCAGGCAAGCGCCTACGACGAGTGGATCGAGCTGCTCAACACAAGTTCGCAGGCCATCCAGCTTTCGGGCTGGCGCCTCAGCGACGGCGGCGACATCAACATCTCGCTGGAAGGCACCATCTCCGCACACGGCTTCTTCCTGCTCGAACGCACGGACGATGCCACGGTCTCCAACATCGACGCCGATCAAATCTACGCCGGCGGCTTGAACAACAACGGCGAAAACCTGCGCCTGCGCGATCCTGCCGGAACGCTGATCGACAGCGCCAACTACCCGGGCGGCTGGCCGGCGGGAGAGGCCGGCGGACGCATCAGCATGGAGCGCCGCGGCGGGGAGGATCTACCCGGCAATTGGGGCAGTTACAGCGGAACCGGCGGTTGGGGACGAGATGCGGCGTTCAACCCGATCTACGGGACCCCCCGGCAAACGAATTCCTTTTTCCTGCCCACGGCCACCCCGACGCCGACGGCGAGTGAATACCCCACGACGGAATCCACGCCGCTTGCGGCCGGATCCGTGCTGATCAACGAGATCGCCTGGTCCGGAACCGCCGCTTCATCCAGCGACGAGTGGATCGAACTGCACAACCCGGGCCCCGAGGCCATCGACCTCAGCGGCTGGACGCTCAGTGACGGCGGCGATGTTCACATCTCACTGGCGGGAGAAATCGCCTCCTTCGGCTTCTTCCTGCTCGAGCGCACCGACGACAACTGCGTGTCCGATATCGCCGCGCAACAGATTTACTCCGGGAACCTGAACAACAGCGGCGAGCGCCTGTTCTTGTACGACGCCGCGGGCCGTACGATCGACAGCGCAAACGGCGATGGCGGCGGGTGGCCGGCCGGCGACAGTGCCTCACACAGGAGCATGGAACGCCGCGGCGGTACCGATCGATTCGGGAACTGGGGCACGTTCACGGGCTATTACGGCAGGGGACGCGACGCCGCCGGTGGTCCCATCGCCGGCACGCCGGGGACGACCAATTCGCTGTTTTACCCCACACCGGTCCCCACCTGGATTCCGGGGAAGGTGGTCATCAACGAAGTGCTCATCCGTCCGCACTACGATTGGGAAGGAAAGGAAGGACGCAGTCTGGAGGATGAGTTCATCGAGCTGTACAACGTTGGGCCGCACGGCGTCGATCTGGGCGGGTTCATGCTCGACGACATCGCCGACGGTGGTTCAAAGCCCTACACCTTGCCCGACGTCCGCATACCACCCGGCGCCTTCGCCGTGTTCTTCCGCTCGCAAACGCGCATCGCCCTGAACGACACCGGCGACGAAGTGCGTCTGTTGTCCCCTGGCGGCCGACTGCTGGATTCGATTTCTTACTTGAAGGTGCGCGCCTACAACCTCTCCTACGGCCGCCTGCCGGATGGTTCTGGCCATCTTTACTACGGCCTGTGGCCGACGCCCGGTGAAGCAAACGTGTTCTTCATCGAGAATGAGAAAGTAACGCACGCCGATCTCACGGGTCTCATCTACGAGATGCGTCTCGTTCGCCTCAGCCGCTCACCGGCGATGGTCTGGCGGATGAACTTGCTCGGACATTTGTTTCAAGTGCAGCTCGGAGACGACTCTTCCCCGTAG
- the gatA gene encoding Asp-tRNA(Asn)/Glu-tRNA(Gln) amidotransferase subunit GatA yields the protein MTALTDLSLLEAVDTLRSGKASSVELTRACLERMQALEPKVNAFLEQTPDLALQQAQAADQKLKTWREQGGDSPPPLLGIPIAVKDVLCTKDIPTTCGSKILEGFRPPYTATSVQRLLDDGVVVLGKTNTDEFAMGSSTENSAFGPTHNPWDLERVPGGSSGGSAAAVAARMCYAALGSDTGGSIRQPASFCGVTGLKTSYGRVSRYGLIAYGSSLDTIGGLARSAADFLPVFTAIAGHDLLDSTCMPVDVPEIDLQDADLKGLRIGVPKEYFIEGIQPEVEEKVRAAVDVFKALGVTIHEISLPHTDLALPVYYLIAPAEASANLARYDAVRFGPRIESDELLEQYLATRGALFGPEVKRRIMLGTYALSAGYYDAYYGQAQKVRTLIKGDFDAAFKSVDMIACPVAPTTAFRIGEHGDDPLSMYLEDVFTLPANLAGVPGIAFNVGFDAEGLPVGMQLKAPHLSEAVLFQAAHAYQQATSWHEEKPSL from the coding sequence ATGACTGCTCTTACCGACCTTTCCCTGCTTGAAGCTGTAGACACATTACGCAGCGGTAAAGCCTCCTCCGTCGAATTGACCCGCGCCTGCCTGGAACGCATGCAGGCACTCGAACCGAAGGTGAACGCCTTCCTGGAACAAACGCCCGATCTTGCCCTACAGCAAGCTCAGGCCGCAGATCAAAAATTGAAGACCTGGCGAGAACAAGGTGGGGATTCCCCACCGCCCTTGCTGGGCATACCCATCGCCGTGAAGGACGTGCTCTGCACGAAGGACATCCCCACGACCTGCGGCTCGAAAATCCTTGAAGGCTTCCGCCCACCGTACACCGCAACCAGCGTACAACGCTTACTCGATGACGGAGTCGTCGTACTGGGAAAAACCAACACGGACGAATTCGCCATGGGCTCTTCGACAGAGAATTCCGCCTTCGGCCCCACCCATAATCCCTGGGATCTCGAGCGAGTCCCCGGTGGTTCGTCCGGTGGTTCCGCGGCGGCCGTCGCGGCGCGCATGTGTTACGCCGCACTGGGCAGCGACACCGGCGGCTCCATCCGCCAGCCGGCTTCGTTCTGCGGGGTTACCGGATTGAAGACGTCCTACGGACGCGTCTCGCGCTACGGCTTGATCGCCTACGGATCTTCTCTCGACACAATCGGCGGCCTGGCGCGCTCCGCCGCCGATTTTTTGCCCGTCTTCACAGCCATCGCCGGACACGACCTGCTCGATTCGACCTGCATGCCCGTCGATGTGCCCGAGATCGACCTGCAGGATGCAGACCTGAAAGGATTGCGCATCGGCGTGCCCAAAGAATACTTCATCGAGGGCATTCAGCCCGAGGTGGAAGAGAAGGTGCGCGCCGCCGTGGACGTGTTCAAAGCGCTCGGTGTCACTATTCATGAAATCAGTCTGCCACACACCGACCTGGCACTACCCGTATACTACCTGATCGCGCCGGCCGAAGCTTCGGCGAACCTGGCCCGCTACGACGCCGTGCGCTTCGGCCCGCGTATCGAATCCGACGAACTGCTGGAGCAGTATCTCGCCACACGCGGCGCACTGTTTGGTCCGGAGGTCAAGCGGCGAATCATGCTCGGCACCTACGCACTTTCCGCCGGCTACTACGATGCATACTACGGACAGGCTCAAAAAGTCCGCACGCTGATCAAGGGCGACTTCGATGCCGCTTTCAAGTCGGTCGACATGATCGCCTGCCCCGTGGCACCGACGACCGCCTTTCGCATCGGCGAACACGGCGACGATCCACTGTCCATGTATCTCGAGGACGTTTTCACTTTGCCGGCAAACCTTGCGGGTGTGCCCGGGATCGCCTTCAACGTGGGTTTCGATGCAGAAGGTTTGCCGGTCGGGATGCAGTTGAAGGCTCCCCATCTGAGTGAGGCTGTGCTGTTCCAGGCCGCCCATGCATATCAGCAGGCGACCTCCTGGCACGAGGAGAAGCCGTCGTTATGA
- the gatC gene encoding Asp-tRNA(Asn)/Glu-tRNA(Gln) amidotransferase subunit GatC, with protein MAITIEEVRHIATLARLRLTPAEEKRYSEQLSAILDYASRLNEVDTADIPPTATVLPLQAPLREDAVRPGPPRDVILQNAPSQENGMFRVPPVFDEE; from the coding sequence ATGGCAATCACCATCGAAGAAGTTCGACACATCGCGACACTGGCCCGCTTGCGCTTGACGCCCGCGGAAGAAAAGCGCTACAGCGAGCAGCTTTCCGCCATCCTGGATTACGCATCCCGTTTGAACGAAGTCGACACGGCGGACATCCCGCCGACCGCAACCGTACTCCCGCTGCAAGCGCCGCTCCGTGAGGACGCTGTTCGTCCGGGCCCACCACGGGACGTCATCTTGCAAAACGCGCCCTCCCAAGAAAATGGTATGTTCCGCGTCCCACCGGTGTTTGACGAAGAATAA